The Triticum aestivum cultivar Chinese Spring chromosome 3A, IWGSC CS RefSeq v2.1, whole genome shotgun sequence genome includes a region encoding these proteins:
- the LOC123062552 gene encoding protein CHAPERONE-LIKE PROTEIN OF POR1, chloroplastic isoform X2: protein MDVVSKRFALFGFIAGWSIATTAETETGPTFQLALAVVSCIYFLDDKMKNLSRASTTGLGLFASGWVVGLLVVPVIPTFILSRTWCLELLTSLVAYVFLFLGCIHRDQTKFLPLCIDCLKRNLLHF from the exons ATGGATGTCGTGTCAAAAAGATTCGCTCTCTTCGGCTTTATTGCTGGGTGGAGCATTGCAACcactgctgagactgagaccggacCTACCTTCCAG CTTGCACTGGCAGTCGTCTCATGCATATACTTTCTAGACGACAAGATGAAAAACCTTAGCAGGGCGTCTACTACAGG GCTTGGACTCTTTGCGAGCGGCTGGGTAGTAGGTTTGCTGGTAGTCCCAGTGATCCCGACATTTATTTTGTCGCGTACTTGGTGTCTGGAGCTCCTTACTTCGCTAGTCGCTTATGTATTTTTATTCTTGGGTTGCATCCACAGGGATCAGACTAAATTTTTGCCTT TATGCATAGATTGTTTAAAGAGGAACTTACTTCACTTTTAG
- the LOC123062552 gene encoding protein CHAPERONE-LIKE PROTEIN OF POR1, chloroplastic isoform X1: protein MDVVSKRFALFGFIAGWSIATTAETETGPTFQLALAVVSCIYFLDDKMKNLSRASTTGLGLFASGWVVGLLGGLRRPPKPAEVMPYFCLRLPAPLLHTTKGDGEIRLLLSLFFYYIFSSEKFSFAQDGSSTAGGTSNSGVSLDCSFCVFATASK, encoded by the exons ATGGATGTCGTGTCAAAAAGATTCGCTCTCTTCGGCTTTATTGCTGGGTGGAGCATTGCAACcactgctgagactgagaccggacCTACCTTCCAG CTTGCACTGGCAGTCGTCTCATGCATATACTTTCTAGACGACAAGATGAAAAACCTTAGCAGGGCGTCTACTACAGG GCTTGGACTCTTTGCGAGCGGCTGGGTAGTAGGTTTGCTG GGTGGCTTGCGTcggccgccgaagcccgccgaggTGATGCCCTACTTCTGCCTGCGTCTCCCCGCACCCCTCCTACACACCACAAAGGGCGATGGAGAGATCAGATTGTTGTTGTCGCTGTTCTTCTACTACATATTCAGTTCAGAAAAGTTCAGCTTCGCACAGGATGGAAGTTCAACTGCTGGGGGCACTAGCAACAGCGGTGTTTCGCTTGATTGTAGTTTCTGCGTTTTTGCTACTGCCAGCAAATGA